In one Arenibacter antarcticus genomic region, the following are encoded:
- a CDS encoding neutral/alkaline non-lysosomal ceramidase N-terminal domain-containing protein codes for MQKWGKVLLKIGVGLLLLLGLIFFIATASIDTTPYFETEYYHNTIAKMEVAAKNKTEAQGSLLAGFAKVNITPTIVEGSPNLEIGEFNRIKLAGYGDGKIANGVHDSIYAKAIALQVGEQKLVLISADLLLMPEPVVIAVSEKLKGLIERDQLLFGATHTHSSIGNCLPSYVGESFGGAYQPEMVAWLSDKFVTLIKKAIADKHPTKFSSGYIRVPNVVRNRIIGEPGRLNDKLDVLSFVQDNGKKATIGIYSAHATVISTFNDKFSGDYPGYFQRHLEANGTDLALFFAGTVGSHSNKGEGEKFEKAKYIGETLADSAQVVLNRLEYNPNVHLSAITTELEIPKLQFLKISDRLRLSPFIGQKLMPEIKSIPLQGFQLNNLIWLALPYELSGEYGLDLKNALEAEGYQMVLSSFNGQYLGYIIPPKYYYYDTYEAALMGWYGPSMGDYLMELNFKMANVLTHSKF; via the coding sequence ATGCAAAAATGGGGAAAGGTATTGTTAAAAATAGGGGTCGGCTTATTGCTATTGTTGGGCTTAATTTTCTTTATTGCTACTGCCTCTATAGATACCACCCCCTATTTTGAAACGGAATACTACCATAATACCATCGCGAAAATGGAGGTGGCGGCTAAAAACAAAACTGAAGCCCAGGGCTCTCTTTTAGCCGGATTTGCAAAAGTAAATATTACCCCCACGATAGTCGAGGGGAGCCCGAATCTCGAAATAGGTGAATTTAATCGAATTAAATTAGCTGGATATGGGGATGGGAAAATTGCCAATGGGGTGCACGATTCCATTTACGCCAAGGCAATAGCATTACAAGTAGGGGAACAAAAGTTGGTATTGATTAGCGCCGACCTCCTCTTAATGCCAGAGCCTGTAGTGATAGCGGTTTCGGAAAAACTAAAAGGACTTATAGAACGGGATCAACTATTATTTGGAGCAACACACACTCATTCTAGTATTGGGAACTGCCTTCCCAGCTATGTTGGCGAAAGTTTTGGTGGAGCGTATCAACCAGAAATGGTAGCCTGGCTAAGCGATAAGTTTGTCACCCTTATAAAAAAAGCGATAGCAGATAAACATCCAACTAAATTTTCATCGGGTTATATTAGAGTTCCCAATGTAGTTCGAAATAGGATTATTGGGGAACCAGGCAGATTAAACGATAAATTGGACGTGTTGTCCTTTGTACAGGACAACGGTAAGAAGGCAACCATAGGGATCTATTCTGCACACGCCACGGTAATAAGCACCTTTAACGACAAATTTAGCGGAGATTATCCTGGGTATTTTCAGCGACATTTAGAGGCGAACGGAACAGACCTTGCTCTTTTCTTTGCTGGTACCGTAGGGAGTCATTCCAACAAAGGAGAAGGTGAGAAATTTGAAAAAGCAAAATATATAGGGGAAACCCTAGCCGATTCCGCACAAGTAGTCCTAAATAGATTGGAATACAATCCAAACGTCCATTTATCAGCCATCACCACAGAATTGGAAATCCCAAAACTGCAATTCCTAAAGATTTCTGACCGACTGCGATTATCACCATTTATAGGTCAAAAATTAATGCCTGAAATAAAATCCATCCCCCTACAAGGATTCCAATTAAACAATCTTATATGGCTAGCATTGCCCTATGAACTAAGCGGAGAATATGGATTGGACCTTAAAAACGCTTTGGAAGCAGAGGGATACCAAATGGTCTTAAGCAGTTTTAACGGACAATATCTAGGTTATATCATCCCGCCAAAATACTATTATTACGACACCTACGAAGCAGCATTAATGGGGTGGTACGGTCCAAGTATGGGGGATTATCTCATGGAACTTAATTTTAAAATGGCCAATGTACTTACCCATTCCAAATTCTAA
- a CDS encoding exo-alpha-sialidase — protein sequence MKLLFFLCSLILISCKGKIEKLPDIIPLNHPAIVEQEFIYELDKALTPECHASTVEVSNGIVVASWFGGTKEKNDDVGIWVSRKTDGSWSAPVEVANGVQADGSRFPSWNPVLFKPKDQPLMLFYKVGPDPKDWWGLYMTSNDDGKTWSAPIKLPDGVLGPIKNQPIQLANGEIISPSSTESDKDGWQIHLEHSSDSGKTWSRTESLNDGKEFGAIQPVVLNYGDGKLQLLSRTENNVVSQNWSNDFGKTWDKMTATQLPNPNSGIDGVSLKDGRQLLIYNPTGKNWGDRVPLSLALSSDGKKWDRVLDLEPLRETTDKEGEEYSYPTMLLAEDGMVHIVYTWNRKTVKYIKLDPTKLK from the coding sequence ATGAAATTACTATTCTTTTTATGTTCTTTGATACTCATATCTTGTAAAGGAAAAATAGAAAAATTACCCGATATTATTCCCTTAAACCATCCTGCCATTGTAGAACAGGAATTTATTTACGAATTAGATAAGGCACTGACTCCGGAATGTCACGCCTCTACCGTAGAGGTCAGCAATGGTATTGTGGTGGCTTCCTGGTTTGGGGGTACCAAGGAAAAAAATGACGATGTAGGGATATGGGTATCGCGCAAAACCGACGGATCTTGGTCCGCTCCCGTAGAGGTGGCCAATGGGGTACAAGCAGATGGTTCCCGATTTCCTAGCTGGAATCCGGTGCTGTTCAAGCCAAAAGACCAACCCCTAATGTTATTTTACAAGGTAGGGCCCGATCCTAAGGATTGGTGGGGTCTTTATATGACCTCCAATGACGATGGGAAAACTTGGTCTGCCCCTATAAAACTTCCTGACGGAGTCTTGGGACCTATAAAAAATCAGCCTATACAATTGGCTAATGGAGAAATAATATCCCCATCCAGTACAGAAAGCGATAAGGACGGATGGCAGATACATTTAGAACATAGCTCAGATTCGGGTAAAACTTGGTCCCGGACCGAATCCCTGAACGACGGAAAAGAATTTGGTGCCATACAGCCAGTAGTATTAAATTATGGCGATGGGAAACTACAATTATTGAGCCGTACCGAAAATAATGTAGTCTCACAAAACTGGTCCAACGACTTCGGTAAGACCTGGGATAAAATGACCGCCACACAACTACCCAATCCAAACTCGGGTATCGATGGCGTAAGTCTAAAGGATGGGCGACAATTATTGATCTACAACCCCACAGGAAAAAACTGGGGAGACCGGGTACCTTTAAGTCTGGCACTATCCTCTGATGGAAAAAAATGGGATAGAGTGCTAGATTTGGAACCCCTACGCGAAACCACGGATAAAGAAGGCGAAGAGTACTCCTACCCTACCATGCTACTGGCAGAGGACGGAATGGTCCATATTGTATATACCTGGAATCGAAAAACGGTGAAATATATAAAGTTGGACCCAACAAAACTTAAATAA
- a CDS encoding sugar MFS transporter, with product MKKRHLIVILILFIFFVISFLTNILGPLIPDIITDFKMSLTMAALLPFAFFIAYGVFSIPSGIAVEKYGEKTTILGAFFIAFCGAILFSLVPTFPIALLSLFLIGSGMAMLQVAINPLLRVAGGEEHFAFNSVLGQLAFGLASFVSPFLFSYLVLNLEDYSGTENSNFMITLFHNLVPAELPWVSLYWIFAIICLLMLVLIAPVKLPKVERNEEEKAGNWATNKVLLKNKKVIFYFMAVFAYVGTEQGVANWMSQFLSQYHGFDPRIEGATTISLFWGLLTVGCILGLILLKIMDSKLVLKLFSGAAILSLTAALFGSAQVALIAFPMIGFFASVMWSIIISLALNSVRDNHGALSGILCSGIVGGAVVPLIVGSIGDAIGLRGGMIFLYLTLGFIFSIGFWAKPLINNQTTKIKDLLGYKPAPKPFTDFKSNIYPPNN from the coding sequence ATGAAAAAAAGACATCTAATTGTAATTCTAATCCTTTTCATCTTTTTTGTCATTTCCTTTTTGACCAATATTTTAGGGCCTTTGATCCCCGATATTATTACGGATTTTAAAATGAGCCTTACCATGGCTGCATTATTGCCTTTTGCCTTCTTTATCGCCTATGGTGTTTTCTCGATCCCATCCGGAATTGCAGTAGAGAAATACGGGGAAAAAACAACAATTTTGGGAGCATTTTTTATCGCATTTTGTGGCGCAATTTTGTTCTCGCTCGTCCCCACTTTTCCCATTGCTTTACTATCCTTGTTTTTAATAGGTTCAGGAATGGCAATGTTACAAGTAGCTATTAACCCTTTATTACGGGTTGCAGGAGGGGAGGAACATTTCGCCTTTAACTCTGTGTTGGGACAATTGGCGTTTGGACTAGCCTCTTTTGTGAGTCCATTCCTTTTTTCTTATCTAGTTCTAAATCTAGAAGACTACTCTGGAACAGAAAACAGCAATTTTATGATCACTCTTTTTCATAATTTGGTTCCGGCAGAACTCCCTTGGGTATCTTTATATTGGATCTTTGCCATTATTTGTTTGTTGATGCTGGTCTTAATCGCTCCCGTAAAACTTCCCAAAGTGGAAAGAAATGAGGAGGAAAAAGCGGGAAATTGGGCTACAAATAAAGTGCTTTTAAAAAATAAAAAAGTCATCTTCTATTTTATGGCCGTGTTCGCCTATGTGGGTACTGAACAAGGCGTAGCCAACTGGATGTCCCAATTTTTATCCCAATATCACGGTTTTGATCCCAGAATAGAAGGTGCCACCACTATTTCCCTATTTTGGGGATTGTTGACCGTAGGTTGTATCCTTGGTCTTATTTTGCTAAAAATAATGGATAGCAAACTAGTATTAAAACTCTTCTCTGGAGCCGCAATCCTGAGTCTCACGGCCGCCTTATTTGGATCTGCCCAGGTGGCACTTATTGCATTTCCTATGATAGGTTTTTTTGCTTCTGTAATGTGGTCCATCATTATTTCATTAGCATTGAATTCTGTTAGGGACAATCACGGGGCGTTATCTGGCATTCTGTGTTCAGGAATAGTAGGCGGTGCCGTAGTCCCTTTAATAGTAGGTTCTATTGGAGACGCCATTGGACTAAGGGGTGGAATGATTTTTTTATACCTGACCTTGGGCTTTATTTTCAGTATTGGGTTTTGGGCCAAACCTTTAATCAATAATCAAACTACTAAAATAAAGGATCTATTAGGCTACAAACCTGCTCCTAAACCCTTCACTGATTTTAAGAGCAATATTTACCCACCTAACAATTAA
- a CDS encoding bile acid:sodium symporter family protein, which yields MNTTTGIILAISLIIIMFGMGLSLTLSDFKRVLIYPKAMIVGLSCQIILLPLIGYLITLYLNLSPTTAIGVMLLAACPGGPTSNMLTYLAKGDLALSVSLTAVASLLTIITIPIIVQFALVEFADQSLTVSVDAMTMVKQLLVIVIVPVGIGMLVKDKFPHFAKKMDKPVKIASAVIFILVIIGVTFSIKDVFMSYLQEAGLPAILLNISTMTVGFLLAVLFKLSRPQAISISIETGIQNGTLAITLATIALNNAEYSIVPAIYGLLMFVTATGIIFIRKPLGVKDELSIEEKL from the coding sequence ATGAATACTACTACTGGAATTATTCTCGCAATTTCATTAATTATAATCATGTTCGGGATGGGACTTTCCCTAACCCTTTCAGATTTTAAGAGAGTTTTGATCTACCCGAAAGCCATGATTGTGGGCCTTTCCTGCCAAATTATTCTACTTCCGCTCATCGGATATCTTATCACCCTATATTTAAACCTGTCTCCTACCACGGCCATTGGCGTAATGTTATTGGCCGCATGTCCTGGTGGACCAACTTCCAATATGTTGACCTATTTGGCTAAGGGAGATTTGGCATTGTCTGTTTCCCTTACAGCGGTGGCCAGCCTGCTCACCATTATTACTATTCCGATCATAGTGCAATTTGCGCTGGTAGAATTTGCAGATCAAAGCTTAACGGTCAGCGTAGATGCCATGACCATGGTTAAACAATTATTGGTCATCGTAATTGTTCCCGTAGGGATAGGAATGTTGGTGAAAGATAAGTTTCCCCACTTTGCAAAAAAAATGGACAAGCCCGTGAAAATAGCCTCTGCCGTAATTTTTATCTTGGTCATTATTGGAGTTACTTTTAGCATTAAAGATGTTTTTATGAGTTACTTGCAAGAAGCGGGGCTTCCAGCTATTTTGTTAAATATAAGCACTATGACCGTTGGTTTTCTACTGGCTGTATTGTTTAAACTATCCAGACCACAAGCCATTAGTATTTCCATAGAAACCGGAATTCAAAACGGGACCTTGGCCATAACTTTAGCCACTATTGCACTTAACAATGCGGAATATTCCATTGTTCCAGCAATCTACGGTCTCCTTATGTTCGTTACCGCCACAGGTATCATATTTATAAGAAAACCACTTGGTGTAAAAGACGAACTAAGCATAGAAGAAAAATTATAA
- a CDS encoding polysaccharide deacetylase family protein, with protein MKKLLLTKSILALSLSVFLMGCGEKKSKDQVATTTLDSLEQLSETPNTWAEKLGWPAGKKIIMLHADDIGMCPEANIAAKAQLTTGQIQSAAVMIPCASAEEFISWAIENPKMDIGLHLTLTSEWKEYRWGPITDKTQVPGLVDPESKLWRSVPEVVQNASDLEVEKEIRAQIEQSIAWGYTPDHIDTHMGTLYGDPSYVKAYIKVAQEYGIPANIIDISNPKVLALFKEQGYPLDDSVVDMIAGYTLPKLDFFTSAPKAKSYDEKIANFKKLILALKPGLTEIIFHPSVETENLKGITNSWQQRVWEAKMFGDPDLIDFFKEEDIIFTNWKEIMERFNAMKE; from the coding sequence GGATGTGGAGAAAAGAAAAGTAAGGACCAAGTAGCCACAACTACCTTGGATAGCTTAGAACAGTTATCCGAAACCCCCAATACATGGGCCGAAAAATTGGGCTGGCCAGCAGGAAAAAAAATTATCATGCTACATGCAGATGATATTGGCATGTGCCCAGAAGCGAATATTGCGGCCAAAGCGCAACTGACAACTGGCCAAATTCAGTCCGCAGCGGTAATGATCCCTTGTGCCAGTGCCGAAGAATTTATCAGCTGGGCCATAGAAAATCCGAAAATGGATATCGGGTTGCACCTTACCCTCACCAGTGAATGGAAGGAGTACCGCTGGGGGCCTATCACCGACAAAACCCAGGTCCCCGGTTTAGTGGACCCAGAATCCAAATTATGGCGAAGCGTACCAGAAGTGGTACAAAACGCCTCTGATTTAGAAGTGGAAAAAGAGATCCGCGCCCAAATAGAACAATCCATTGCTTGGGGCTATACCCCAGATCATATAGACACGCATATGGGGACCCTGTATGGCGATCCTAGTTATGTGAAAGCATATATTAAGGTAGCTCAGGAATACGGTATTCCAGCAAATATCATAGACATTTCCAACCCAAAAGTATTGGCCCTATTTAAGGAACAAGGATATCCTTTGGATGATTCGGTTGTTGACATGATAGCTGGCTACACTCTTCCCAAATTAGACTTTTTTACGAGTGCCCCTAAAGCCAAATCTTATGACGAAAAGATAGCCAACTTTAAAAAACTTATTCTCGCACTGAAACCTGGACTCACCGAAATTATTTTTCACCCCTCGGTAGAGACCGAGAACTTAAAGGGAATAACCAATTCTTGGCAGCAAAGAGTATGGGAGGCCAAAATGTTCGGAGACCCTGATCTAATCGATTTTTTCAAAGAAGAGGATATCATTTTTACCAATTGGAAAGAAATTATGGAGCGGTTCAATGCCATGAAAGAATAG